The DNA region CACCACCTCGCCACCCTGTGCATCCCTCACGGCTGCAGTTTGAGTTTGCGAGCGGAACTGCATCCTGCAGAATGAGGGTGGGGTGACGTCGGAGGGACCCTGAATTTCGGTGGATAAGTACGGTGCTAGCAGGCAGAGCCAGGTGCCTGGTGGAGAGGGAGCGAACGGATCGGGGGAGAGAACGGACAGTCACCCCTTTTGCGAATCTATGTCTAATGATTATCGCGTATCCTCAGACCGTCCGTGGCCCCCCTCCGCATGAAAATGCAAACTTTtgcattcattaaaaaatgtcaGTGTTCCCTTCCACTCCCCTTCACTGTGCAGATCAGGGTAGAAGATCGACGAAGAGACGCGTGCCGGGGCTCAGGCCAGCCCGGGGAGATTCTCCTGGAAACGCGGAATAATTCACCCACGATAAAATCGTTCGGCTCCGTTTCAACGATCGCCGACCGCCGCCGCCTAGGGAAGAATGCGAATTTTTATCTGGCGCCGTTACGCCCGGACAAGTAATATAGGAGACTCTTCATTATCGGAACGTTTTGTTGTTGTTATAAATTGTTGCGCGCCGGGGATTAGCGGCCAGGATCGCCGCCATGAACTTTTGCTCGATCTTCCTTCCCGGGACGATTGATTGTTCTCTGCAGCACCGAGTGAAACGATTATGCGAGATTTAACGACTTCGTTATGAACTGGGAAAGTCTGCGTACACGTTCCATTTTTCTGTGGACATCGACTTCTCAGACTGCTCAGTAGAGGTTGTTTTGCCAATCTGTTGGCACTCGGGTCTCAGAAAAAGTGATTTCATAGTTTCTAGTTGCAAATAGAGTTATTCCATAGTTTAATGACTATCGTTTACTCATTCAGTTACTGATGAAACACTCGTAGCAGTGAGAAGTGTATTCTAATCGTGGTTGTGATCAGTAAATTGATAGATTTCATAAGATGGTAGTTAAacgaagtttaaaatgtgcaaaatattttttgaactcTGTTGTGGTTTATAAATTGCAGTGGATCCAACCTTACACAACATTGGCTGAAAACACACGTGGCATAAATATCGAGATTGGACTGTATAAAAACGTCAGGGAAGTGGTAATTGTTAGCATTAGATatgtatgtttttattataaatattttctgttcGGTTGTTAATTATTTGGGAGATTCAatgtatattaaaacgtttaatGATGTGTAAACGAAATGGAAGTGTACCGTTCTTCGTTCCTGCTTGCTATTAACATACATGATATTTTATGGAATATGAAGGATAATTAATGTCGGGATGAGCTTGTGTAATGACGGTATTAGTCCACagtgatatatgtatattaccatatttatttttgaaatacgtaattttttatgaaataaaCCAATATTCAATATCTTTGCTTCTGATGCTGTGGTACGAATTCGTAGAcggtattttatacattttataaataaaccaAAATTCGAAGTACACAACTGAATTTTTAGTAAAAACGTAGGCAGAGGAAACTAACCTTTCTCAAACATTCTATACAAGGCCTGTTgtataaaagatacaaaatatttttatttatcttataAATGGTACATGATGCATTTATATCCATTCTTATTTCAAAGATTGTAAGTTATCTATTAAAATCATATCTCACCTTGTAACACTGTAACACCAAATTGTAAATGGACCCATTTAAGGGTCTAAAGTGcttcaataataaaaaaataaaaaatgatatgATACATGATGGGACAAAACCGTAAAACAATATGCAATACTTCAGTTGATTGTAAAATCTGGCTTTGTATTCTAAATGAAAGGCTCGCCAATTTGTAGGACATTTATGGTCGAGCGAAGGATAATTTTGCGTAGGGGAGGTTTTGCATAAGTTTAGAACGGCGAGGAGGTGCATTCGCGGATCGACAACGGCCAACGGTGCGCTCTTTAtggaattaataaaatattcactCGGCAGACAGACGGCAAAGTAAGGCATATAATAATTTTCTAGCACGCCACCTTGTGTGTTGTCTCCGTCGCCACGGGCCGTACGTGACCGCTATCGCGGAATCAGATCAGAAAATGGCGCAAACTCCGATAAATAAGATAAATAATGTAACGCGCCTTCCGTATAGGACTGGCCATTCCCGCGAAAAACTTTGAAAGTCGCGTGCACGTCCATCAGTGCCAAGCCCTAATGCCGTGTTTCGCGTAAAATGGCCACCGATTGGCCTCGTTCAAGGAGATTCACTCTGGGAACATCCATTATTGGACTGCTTTCGCCATGGAGTAAAAGTCGTTACTCCTCTATCATCCCGATCGACTGCGTAAATTGCCGTTGGTCTAGTTTCCTTCGTGCCGTTTACTTCGACGATTGCAATACTTTCGGGCTAATGGGATCATGCGGTGACGTCTGTCCTTCCCGCTCTAAGTTCGGCCAACACCACTCTGCACACCAACTTTGCTAATCTTGATACTGTAGACACCAGACATTTATACGAATTCAATGAATCATCAGAGAAAATAGTCAGGTATGCAATAAGTACCATTTTGTTCTACGAATGTCATTTTTACAAGATCTAGTCCCAAGAATCCTAAGAAATAAGAATTCTTATGGATACTCATTCATATATTCACCTTTTTAGGAACTGTTTTATTGTTCTAGTATATgaacaattttcattattgAACGTACTGTAAAAagatatacactactgtgcaaaaaaaaaaacaatatctttatgtagaaattgtattgtacaatgattgatttattgcatttcaagtattagataatccgcaatcaCACATATAGTCTCCGGACTATTCCATTAAACAGCGGTATCCATtctcaaaacttactgtgttcttatttgattttttaccttttctattaaatatagctgggtgtttctttcttttgcacagtagtgtaaaTGGTAGATAGCGAAGGTTTCATAATGAATTCTCTCTAAAATTCATCAAAAACGTctttactaaaaattgctcaATCATCAAAAGGAACACAAGACACCCTAACTAAAAAATTGCTATTGTATCAGGAGTTGTAAGTGCACACGGTCATTAAATTTAGTAGCGACACGGCTAATCCTGAAGAAAGAGTAAGTCTGTGGTACGGAGGTCTTCCGATGTCCTTGCGTCTAAGGAGCTAAGCCGCAAACTATGAATTCATGCAAATCGAGATAAGACTGGCAAGTTTCTATGACCTCGGACGCCTCTGATGGCCGTCCGGGTTGCCGGGGCTGGCTTACAGTTCAGAGTTCATGTCCTTCGGACTAAATAGGCTAGCTAAACGGCCCGTACCAACCTCAGACTTAACCGACTGTTAAGTTCGATTTGAGTTACTCCGAAGAGAGACCGAGGCCCTGTGTAATCCGTAAGATCCCATGGAAGTGCGGTgggcttgctatgcgagaatGCGTCACGCAGCAAGCTCCGGAGGAATTCCGGTCCACAGACAGGTTTGAATCGAAATCTTGTACTATGACAGATGGTGACGGGACAACTGTGGACACGAGGGGGAGCAAATTCCACCAGGCATAACGAGAATCTCTTACGTAGCCAATCAACACGTGTCTTCGCCTGCTGCATACTTACGGGAGCAAACCGCCTTGGCTGAAAATTTGCTGTTTTCGGGAATTTTTATTAACGATAATTAAGAagcgaaaaattacaaaaatttcaaaataaaatgtcAAAGAATGGTGGTGTCATTCGCAGTTTTTTAAACGGCCTTTTATCGGTACATCGATTAATGGCTGCCATTGTTGATAAAAATTAAAACGTCCGAAATGATCAATTGTTTAAATTCTAAAACTAGGAGGTATTATTTGGAATGTAGCGAAGGATTTTTTTGATATCTCAAATATTTTTCcagttataaattattaaagtTGATTTTTCTGCCATTTcaataaatgattaaatttaaGGATTGAAATATGCAATTTTTAGGGCTTGGTTTATCGAGACTGAAGGATACAAAAGAGACCTTCTTTCAATCGTCAAATGTGAGCTGGTCTGGTTccagaaggccagcacataaaTCTCCCTAGTTGTGGTTAGGAGTGCCCTCGTTGACACAAATACTCTTTGAGGAAAACAAATTACCTTAAACAGGTTATCCCAATGATGGAAACCTAATTTGAAATGTTTGTACAAGGCAAAGTAGTACGGCTCCCTGTGGACCCCGCCGTAGACATCTATGGGACAGCCAGAACCCGCTGTACTGTGCAGATTAATTAATACAAAAGAATAATCTACAACCTCCTGCCACTTCTGCAGGTCATAAAAATCTTCGACGACGCAGAAAATGGCACGAAGTATTAGGTTCTCGGTGGAAGACATGCACGCGATTCGTAGCCTGGATTCCAAATAGTTTTTGCACGACACGGAGATAGAATCTCAGTTAATATTCTAGCGCAGGGTTAATTGTCGCGATCGGGGGCCCGCTGACACCGGGCTAGGTCTCAGGGAAATAACGAATGCAAGAAATCAATTCCCGGACAGAGATAGTTCTCTTATACTCATACAAACATGTACATACAATGTTGGTGCGAGGGTGTGCGTGTACGTAACACGTACCCTGAACGGGACTCGACTTGGCGAGCGATAAGATCAGTCGCGTGAGCCAACTCAGGGGTAGTTTGCCCCAAATGGCTAGTCTCATTTCCCTCTTCTCTAAGTAGCTTGGTATTTGTGTTGCTCGGCCGTAGTCGCTTTCGATCCCCTATCACCAACCCTATCGATACAGTCTCGAGGCCTACGTGTGCTTCCTGGTGCCTTTCGTTTTTATTGCAGCGAATAGGTTGACTCCTAACTGGGACATCCTGAGAAATTGTTGCAATTAAATTTACGGAAGTTTGTGAAAAGTATATTGATGAGGTGGAATTGGAAGAGTTGATTTTTGGAGAATTACTGTGGAAAGGGTCTCGACTACAATCTTGAAGAATGAAGGATGATTAGAACCTTGCATCATGAAGGTGCAGCAAAGGCAAGTGATGAATTAATGTATGAATCATATTCTACAAGGTCTGTAGTGTTACTTAGATGGTACTAAGATGGAGATGTAGACGAAGACGTAATCGGTGATGTAGATTGAAATGGAGCTAATGAAGTGTTCTCAATGTTCCCTCAGAAAATGCATGGGAATATTGAAGATGAACCACCCTAAAAGTATTAACAGGGGTTCAGTGGACTACCTGAACTCAATCTGCTCAGCTGACCAATTAAAATCTCTGGTTCGTGGCTATTGATCCGGAACATGAGCAGCGTGCATTTTAATAGTGAATCACCACGCTACACACAGCGGTATCACTGTGCCACTCTACCTCTTGTCGAAGCCAGTGATGCTAACGAAACGTTGAGATAAGTTCTCAAATTGAACGTGGCTGATAATAGCAAACTTCAATGATAAATGACACTGAAGATCCAGATCTCTGACATGCTCTCCAGTGCACCTAATGGAAATATTATTAAGCATTGTATTGGCCGGGAATATTAATACTTCTACgatcctaaaaaaattatttattttaacgtaATACGAAGTTAGAAAAACTGAAAATGAGATAACTGGTAGATGAAGGCACAATAGAAAGATTACATTGAGTTTCAGGATTTCATCCATcggaaacaaaaatgaaaattaatcctTGGTCGAAAAATGTAAAGACTGACCACAACATTTTATTCTAGCTTAATACACAGAAATTTGCGCGATTTCGCgactgtttttttttgttacacGCTGAAAACATTTCTCCATACGCTGATgtgtgtacatatgtacaaatACCAGGACACGCTCTGAAGCATAATAAATTCCTTCGTGTTGGGGTCGTACCGGATTCGAGATTAAACAAGAATTTCGCTAAAGCGCTGTAACTGCATTAAAATAGGTACTATTTTAATGAAATGCTCCGAGTAGAACCGCGAATATGTACCAAAACCATTTCCAAGACGGAGATCAACAAGTACCAATTTTAAATAACATTCTAaccttattttaatatacacTCCTGTAAATAATACCATCCATGAACTAGGAGGAAAATAAAAGAGACATGTTGAAACTATGACGTACATTGTGACTGAACCTCCCAGATAATGTTGGATTATGGGAGAAGAGGAAGAACGCAGAACTACATATTGTGGCCCATCTAATACTGAACGAGACAGTCTAGAACGTCCCAGAAAACATCGAGTATTGGCAGAAGAGCCAACCCCGTCACTAGACAATGATCCTCTTCGTCACCGATCCCCTAAAATCGCGTTTCCAGATTGCAGTTACCGTGCCGTGGACTTGCGTCGTTTCAATTCCGCGGCGGTCTCGATAATCCCCGAATTTCCCGCGGCCTTACCGTCGAGTTAAGGAACAATTTCGCAAAAACTCGGCGTCAGTTTCATCAACGGATTCAGCGGTTACGGTCTCGGTGCGGCGCAGCGTGTCGGCTTGGTGCTCGCGCCGAAAATTCCGCATATTCCTCCTTCTTGTCGGCCCTTGTCCTTCCACCCTGCCCGGGGAGTGGTTTTCGACCACGTGAATCCGGCCTGAACGAGTACCTGCCTGAAATCCTGACATCCTGACGTGGCAGTGCACCGGTGGCGGACTGAGAGGTGGCCGTTGCAGCGCGCAGCCTCTCCCGAGCTCTAAGCTCAGCACATTGCTGTGTGCCTACCGGCTTACCTCCGATAATGTTTTCATATTGTGCCCACGCGAATGTTTACGGCGTGCCTAGCCGCATTATCTCGTGCCTCCTTCTCGGTTGCCGCTTGTTCGCGGTTCTCCTCGGAGGCTGGGTGGCGGACTTAAGTCCTttcgactcgtttttccagagagagagagagagagagagagagagagagagagagagagagagagagagagagagagagagagagagagagaagacctCTCTACCCTCTCTGTACCCTCTAGAACGACAGAACGCGTCGTCGACCCCCGGGGCTCGGTGTGGAACGGCCCTGTTTCCGATGCATCTGGTAACCGGCTCCTAAAGGCATTGTGCCGAAAACCTGTCTCTTGGCATCCGAGCTGCTGCTTGCCACCAGCTTCTCGCTCCTCGGTCGAACGAGAGAACGAGCTTAAAAGCAGTGGAGGACTCCCGGCTTGGCTCCCGGAAGAGAACTTGAAAGGAACCACGAAAAGGGACACTCGACTCCGCGTCGAGTGCTTTCCTCGGCTTACCGTTTGTCTCCAGCACCGTTTCCTCTGTTCCTGCCCACCGCCTGAACGTTATATCTGTTCTTTGCCACGACCTGCACCACGCCACGACACCAGCCACGATTTCGGCTGCCAGCTTTCGCGCCCATTCGCTCACCTACCGGGACCAACCACTATAGCACCCTGTCTACCTAGCTCTACATGGATTACCGACCCTCTGATTATTCCTGAtaatttctaatgttttgatATATTGGGACCTTCACGACCCAAATCTCACTTGTAGCCTGTAGCCTCCTATCGCTGCCATTGAATGTGGACAAGATGGATTAGCGACCGCGTGTGATTATTCCTGATCAGCATCCTTATAGCCTGCAGAGACAAATTTTAGGTTATTATTGGATTCTAATTTTGGCTGACTGACTTTTGGGCCACCCTCTATTTTTTCCAAATAAAGAATACCAAAAGTTGTCTTAATTATTATGAGTATGTCTAATTAAATCATCTCGTTTCGAAACGAAAGTTATTGAAACTCTAAAAACGAGTGCAAGTTGTtccaaaattgtgaaaatctatTACGTATGTTCATCCATTTTTAATAATGCGAATACGCCAGAAACATCATAAAAATTGTTCGTGGTATTTGAATAACACCTTCACATTCTCCATAAGACAATAATTGACTGAGAAATTAGTCTCATTCTTAAACTCACTTGATTAAATTGCAGAATGAGAATTTAAATTTACATTGAACATTTGtatgaaatcattttattttatttttcttatggCCCTTAAATTACTTTGCATAATTTCCCAGTTCGTCAGAATCGCGATACAAAAATATTTGCCAGTGATTGGCAACTAAATCAATGTTCGATACGAGTCgctgtaaaatttcaatcagGGTTTAAACCGAGGTGTAAACGAAGCGCATAAATTTCATTTCAAGAACAAAGGAGGATCGTTAAGAAAGTATAATTGAACGGAGCTTAGAATTAACAGGGTGACAGAGTGTTATTCGAAACTGGAGCGTTTCACGTGCGCGAGCGTGCGTCGTATCTAACTGTAAGACAGAAGGTGTTCCATAACGTATGAGAGTACAACATATGGCAATTAAGCTGAAGCATGATAATGTATATCGAGCAAATATTTGCACGGTGATGCCTTTACCTTCGATCCCTCAGATAGGACTTTTTCCACCTTATCAACGTTACGCGATTGGAGATTcgggaaaattaaaattaagggATCATCCCGGAAGAAAGTTGATAAAACACGATGTCATATTCGATCGAATCTTAATCTGGCTCGACTGTTTGACCATCGTATTAGTAAAACTTATCAATTCAAGGCTGCACAATGACATGCCAAATGTGCAGTAAATCAGAACTGAATTATTTCATTACATCTGACGAAAAAGTCTGtttaaaaaacatatttaaCAGACATGGCGATTGTCATTTTACTACTTCAAAGTAATATCATTATTTCTTATATAAGATCTaatcatttaaaaataatgaaatataaattgcaATTATAGAAAATGGATTGTAGCCGACAATAAAACAGGTGTCaaagaagaaaaacaaagaaaatataagaaatattgaaactcagattttggaaattaattaatgaatGTCTAAGTGTTTCTGCTATTTGCTGATCTCAGTAGGAAGCAATTCGGTTCCTGAAAAGCTGGACAGGTCGGTTCTTAATGGACAGTGAAAGGGTTGAAATTTCGTTTAACGTGAAAAGCGCCGTTTTATCTTTGTCCATTAGCGTTTCGTATTTAAGTACACCGTCTTTCAGTTGCGTAGCTCTTTTTTCGAACATTAGACGTGTCCTTTCCGGCGAAAAGAACTTTGTCTGAAAACCGTACGATGGTCAGAAAGAACAAAGACGACACGGTGTAAAAGAGTCGAGGCGCTTAACTTTAAGCTGAAGTTAATGAGATTGAAACGCGGCGGAAATATCGTATAACGAACACAAGAAGCTTTCAGTCTTTGAATCAAAGTCTACCTACTTTTCGAAATTAGGTAGGCTCTTAACGGTCGATAGGGTAATGTTTCTGTAGAAGAGGACCTCTGTGCTTCTTGGTCTGCAAGCCTTTTTTTGCGCTGGCAAAACTTCTGCGATTCGttcgcgaattataaacgattccAAAGCCTTTTGAAATGTAATACCCTTTTGTCcactttcttaattttttattcgaacGTAATTCATAAAATTATTTACCAGATAAATGATGATAGCCTTCGTagaattttatgaaaaattatttttgtagacTTATTATTCAGCAGTTGTGAGGTagtgaataaaaagaaatttttcgggAATTAGAAGTACGAAAAAATGGATAATTTTAGATACAATTGTTTGGAAGAGAATTTCGAGAAAAGCAACTGTCTCCACGACTCGCATCGATTAAGCCAGATGCGGGCGATCGGGGAACGAGTTTATCGAAAGATAAGTCGAAGCGATTAAAAGCGGACTGTTTCTCATCCCCAGCTTTATTTAACACGGTGGATTTTTACTGCGAGCTGTGGGTGGACTCTTTCTATCGAGCCAAGGATCACGTTTTAACGGACGACCGTAACGCTGGACAAGATAGCGAATTTAAAGGCGATAGCGAATTCGAATTGCGAGCGGGGTACACGCGATCGGGCAATATTGCACGGAACGCAATTGAACGCCGCTTAATTTCCCAGTGAGCGCAATTACATGGTCGATCAGctataatttttcgaaaatgtttctTTTCCCAGTAGCCGCCGCCGTTGCTTTCATTGCACGCACCTCTCGTTGTGTCGACGACGACGCGAGCTGCAACGACGAAAGCTTCACTGCGTCATTATCGCACGATGCGTTCGACCCGGAGAAATAAAACGGCGTAATCTCGGAGTGATAACCATAATCGTGGACTTAATAATCGCGACCTCTTCCACCCGAACGGGAATTCCGAATACACTGTCGAGCTAGGCTGACTTCGTTCCTGGAAAAGCTATCTATTTTCTTAACTTTTAATACGGATGTTCACATAATTTTTCTCCAGAAATTGTTTTTCTAACGGACAGAAATACCTAGTGGATTGAAAATGAAACGTGGATACTAATACGTGTATTGTCATGAATTGTTTGCATGGTCGACTAAAAACTCAACGTTAAAACCTGCGAGAAGAAAATGATAAAGAACAAtgtgtaaaaatattattatttgcatTTAGGTGGAAAAATCTTTATGTACAGAAGAAAGTAATTTATTTCTGACTATTTCTGCTTCTCTACAATATATTTCTACACATCTACAATAAGTAACAAAAATTGTTATCGGAGGGTTCCGTTTCAGAAAAGAAAAATTCTACGATTGTTTACAAAGCCTGATGGACGCTAGTAAATTCTAGAAAACACGAACGAAATTCCGAAATGTAGAAATTATGACAGGTTTCCGCGTTAATAGAAATTGAGCATGTTCGATGCATTAAACTGCGGAGAATTTCGCTTTAGTGTATAGAATTCGTGGTATATTCAATTTTAGTATTATACCGAATGTTTTGACCGAACGGATATACATGCGAGTTAGCGAAATTGATGTATTTCTATATTACGATACTAGCTAATAAACAaacagaataatattagcagTGAGACCAGGTTCGTGTTTGCCATTTagatttaatattataatattatatttctaaTCCGAAACATCATCATTAAATTGGCCATACCTCTATGAACGACTAACATTAATACACGAATATAAAATCAAACCTCCGCCACTACGTTTGCCAAAAATATCTAGCATCAAAGACGAACTCTGAATTTAAAACTCATGTACAAATTATCAAACCACCATGAAATATATACTGTATACATAGTATATCATGGACTACTAAACGGGATAAAAAGGTAAAATACAGGAAAAATAAACCACAATCTTTATCTGAAAATTctttaatttctgaaattgtaTTCAATCTCATAGcgataaaaaatattgtttgcaaccAGGTATCACCTATCTGGCTCAGAAATATCGAAGATAATACGTATTACaatgaatatttaaacaatctCGCAGAGCTAATATCAGATCATTTTCTAACATTGATAACCAGATTAAGCTGTTAATTATTTCGGACCGCCGGTGCTCATGGATTGATAGAGAGCTTGTTCGTGTCTCTTTGAATTTAATTCGATGTTGAATAGTTTATGCTCAGTATTGGCTCTCGGATCAATAATCCTTGCCCTTCCGACCTAAGATCTTCTCACGCTGGGCCATCAGCTCCTCGGACGTGATCTGGACTTGACACCTATGCGCATACCTGTGACACTTTATGCCTGCACAGCAGTTGGAGTCGCTGACGCACTGAAATGAAGAAATACACGTTCGCATTAGTATTTATCAGGCTGGCCAAACGGTGCCGGGGAACGCTCGCATATTGTTACAACTGCtacaaaattctattttgagCCAGTCAACGCGGGAAACTACAGTTTACAGAGAGATATCACTTCGCTTCTCGGTTTCTCTTATCGTTTATCTGTCACTTCGAGATGTTCACAACATTGACCAATTGCTttgttgtaataataataataattagatatATAATTTCCTACTCACGGAATCTCCATGGCGGCCACACGAGGTGGAAGCTCCCATAACGACATTCATTGTCAGCATGGCGACGAAGATGTACAACATAAGCTTGCTCATTTTGATATGAATATGCACACTGGAAACAAAGTTGGAGAtcgtttcaattttcttataaccTTGCAGTTTGCATGTTAATCAAGCGTGAGTCATGCTGTATTTTATGCGTAACGGAATATTCGTTAGATTAATTTGTACCTTATGCAGTGTACAGTAGTTGCAATTGAGTTTTgaattgataaaaatattagCATGAAATAATGTTAATAGAaggagaaatacatttctgtcaGACTTTTGTGCACAGTCTAATggtcacaaaaatattaaatGTCCGAATTTTTAAATAGAACTATTGAACAGAGAATTATTCGAGGACGTGATTTAATTCAAGTTAACAAGTCGACTCGCTTTTCACGTGCGACAACTGAAGGCAACCAACTTTGATGACGTATAATTTGGAGAGAGTGTGCgacgaagatgaagaagaagaaaaggttCTTAATACAATTATGTCTGATCTTGGCGCCATAACGGCGTGGATTTACAAAGGTCATCAGCGAATTCATGAAATTCCAGCTCATTACGCAACCTGACGAACACACTGGAGGTTTGTATGAGCACGCAGTATACACTGGTATCTGTGAATGAGTCATTAACTACTGACCCGACTCGTTCTTGTATTACACGGCCGAATACTACATGTACACGTATCAACAATCCGGCTTGTGAAACGACTGTCAAGtacttactaaatattttagcGTTTCGTCGAATGCCTATAAATATTTCGTAAAATTGTTGTCGAGTACTAAGATTCGCCGGAAGCTATTTATAATTCTAAGTGCCATTTATAATCCTCAGATTCATTTATATTCAGTGATTCATTGATATACAAACAGTGTGATCAATCAAATTGTACATTGATTGCTGAGAAGTGTGTCTATCTTAGGAGTGTGTTTGAGGAAAACATCAAAATGTCTTACTCGATGCTAAGGTGCTTATCAGCTGACTTAATCTTTTTCCTTGAACCCGTTATTGACCGAATTCAATGACCTTTACTGTCAAAATATGTTCGTTTTGTTTACATCCTCTGCACAATCATATTGAATATATgatactttattttcatgtaattaGTAATTATAGCAAATGTCGTGTAGCAAAATGTTAATAAAGCCAAGTACAGATTTAATATTTCAGTTCATTGTATAACGCAATGtttgttcaatttttatatttatagaatATCTGAATCCTGTATTTGtaagaataaaaaatgatttattgtCAAAGCATAGCAATTGCTTCTGAAAGATAATTTAAAACAAAGATTGCATATTCATCCTCGTGTAGAATAATACTTTGGTTGAATGTAGTATACGTTACTGATTACGCTTAAGTAAACGACAAAGTGTGACGAGTGTCAGTTCAAAGTTCATCGTATGCCAGAGTGATCGCGTTAGTAGATATTTAGAAAGTGATTTTAACTAAACAGTTTCCTGATACAGAGCACATTCCCGAGCATTGGTTTTGCAGGACACCGTTAAACGTTCAATTTATTTACCAATAATTTTATCTCGGCAAACGAATgaaactttttcattttttgcaccggcgaaataaaaataattaatattcacaGCATTCTATTCAAATTCAAAAACTACAATTCTCAAATTTTGTACACGCAATAGGAAATTTGAGCTTCTGCTAGATGAAaaaagttctattttaat from Lasioglossum baleicum chromosome 11, iyLasBale1, whole genome shotgun sequence includes:
- the LOC143213330 gene encoding omega-conotoxin-like protein 1, with amino-acid sequence MSKLMLYIFVAMLTMNVVMGASTSCGRHGDSCVSDSNCCAGIKCHRYAHRCQVQITSEELMAQREKILGRKGKDY